From the genome of Odocoileus virginianus isolate 20LAN1187 ecotype Illinois chromosome 16, Ovbor_1.2, whole genome shotgun sequence, one region includes:
- the BTBD7 gene encoding BTB/POZ domain-containing protein 7 isoform X3, whose protein sequence is MGANASSYPHSCSPRVGGNSQAQQTFIGTSSYSQQGYGCESKLYSLDHGHEKPQDKKKRTSGLATLKKKFIKRRKSNRSADHAKQMRELLSGWDVRDVNALVEEYEGTSALKELSLQASVARPEARTLQKDMADLYEYKYCTDVDLIFQETCFPVHRAILAARCPFFKTLLSSSPEYGAEIIMDINTAGIDMPMFSALLHYLYTGEFGMEDSRFQNVDILVQLREEFGTPNSLDVDMRGLFDYMCYYDVVLSFSSDSELVEAFGGNQNCLDEELKAHKAIISARSPFFRNLLQRRIRTGEEITDRTLRTPTRIILDESIIPKKYAKVILHCMYTDMVDLAVLHCSPSVGSLSEVQALVAGKPNMTRAEEAMELYHIALFLEFNMLAQGFYIF, encoded by the exons atGGGTGCTAATGCATCTAGCTATCCTCATTCATGTTCCCCGAGGGTAGGGGGAAATTCTCAAGCCCAGCAGACTTTTATAG GGACATCATCCTATTCTCAGCAAGGCTATGGTTGTGAATCAAAATTATATAGTCTTGACCATGGCCATGAAAAACcacaagacaaaaaaaagagaacCTCTGGCCTTGCCACCCTCAAAAAGAAGTTTATCAAGCGTCGAAAATCTAATCGATCTGCTGATCACGCCAAGCAGATGCGAGAACTCCTCTCTGGGTGGGATGTTCGAGATGTCAATGCGTTAGTGGAGGAATATGAGGGAACTTCAGCCTTAAAGGAGCTTTCTTTGCAAGCCAGTGTGGCTAGACCAGAAGCCCGGACATTGCAGAAAGATATGGCCGATCTTTATGAGTACAAGTATTGTACTGATGTAGACTTAATATTTCAAGAAACTTGCTTTCCTGTTCATCGTGCCATTTTGGCGGCAagatgtccattttttaaaacactacTTTCCTCCTCACCTGAGTATGGGGCAGAGATCATCATGGACATCAATACAGCTGGTATAGATATGCCCATGTTTTCTGCTTTGCTCCACTACCTTTACACAGGAGAGTTTGGAATGGAGGACTCAAGGTTTCAAAATGTTGATATCCTCGTTCAGCTTAGGGAAGAATTTGGAACACCAAATTCCCTTGATGTAGATATGCGTGGACTCTTTGATTACATGTGCTATTATGATGTTGTCCTTAGTTTTTCTTCAGACTCTGAACTGGTTGAAGCTTTTGGTGGAAATCAGAACTGTTTAGATGAAGAGCTCAAAGCTCATAAGGCTATTATTTCAGCACGGTCCCCATTTTTTCGAAATTTATTACAAAGAAGGATACGGACTGGTGAAGAAATCACAGACCGAACTTTGAGGACTCCCACAAGAATTATATTAGATGAGTCCATTATACCAAAAAAATACGCAAAAGTGATATTACACTGTATGTATACTGACATGGTGGACCTGGCCGTTTTGCACTGTAGCCCCTCTGTGGGGAGTCTCAGTGAAGTTCAGGCTCTCGTCGCAGGGAAGCCAAACATGACCAGGGCAGAAGAAGCCATGGAGCTTTACCACATAGCACTGTTCTTGGAATTTAACATGCTTGCACAAG